The segment agtaaaaatgaagagaaacgtcAAAATATATGCACGTTATATCAAAaagtgaatattatttattgggaTCACGTTTGGAGTTGAAATACTCATACAATGAGAGAAGTTAAAATGAAATACTAAAAGACCCAAAATAACTctacatatttatctttttccCAAGCTATTATTGTTATGGTAAAAAATGAACCAGAACTACACTatcaaacaacaacaaaaaaaaattccttatgtTCTCTATGAAAAAATGCCAAGTACATATTTGTCTATAAATGGATAAGTAACAAATTTGACTGTATATTCAcacataacatatttaaaacaaaacatctGAGAGgagtagttcatttttttttttcatttttctttgaactccattctttttttctcgacctatatatatatgtgtttttttttgttcctttatatGTCAGAaaggagttgtactgattaagtataagtaaatatcatAGTATTACAATGACTAATTCGAcctaaaaattgtctttaaagtccatatacagggagcggggatcaagtTGTCGCCTAATaacttgataacttgaagacgacattttcaaataaacaaccggttaccaaataggaaagctattctcgtcagctgacgataggTAGTTCAGTTaacatcatgccgtcatcatatgaggagataaagagctatcaGTGGAACGaagagctttcgaggtccgccgtagtcatggcatttgTTAATAATGGCGGTGAAATCTCCAactcaacgattgcttcaaccttaggagtgaatttacgggctgttcagcgtatccgtaagaagctagaggacacctgggatgttgatgctaCCATAAAGAGGGAACCCAAGGAGGAGCGCTCTGATAGGAAGGTAaaggacaccgactttgtcgacaaggttaAGAAGATGGTttaggatgaccctaccaggtctatgaaggccatggcgagagatctgggctgccatgagaagatcttgacccagaaggcaaaggacaacaggctgatgaagtcaacaaaattgctaaACAaactcaagcacccaaagcagcccgggatgctgtggtttttctctgatgaaaataatttctgtcaagatcagaaggtcaacaaacagaacaacaggtggatagccacctgcaccagccatgtgaggaaggtaatgaagaccaagttccctgcaatggtcatggtggtcggggtggtcagcagtgaaggtcatgttatgcctccccacatgtttgaaacgggtctaaaggtcaatacagaggtctagcTGGATgctatggagaaggtggttctgctctggatccaaggggtggctgGGGACAGACCCTGTGTGTGGCAACAGGaatcagcaccctgccatgtgtccaaaatcaccatgcagtggttaaccgagaactgttatgacgtcgtaaccaaggatttgtggcctcctaactctcccgaccttaatcatTTGGACTATTTGTCTGGTGCTATGTcaagagacataccaacagacatccccatagcaccaaggtcaacctgatggactccatcaaggaggtattcggcaacatggacaatgagatggtcagaagagcctgcggccggctcagaggccgtattgaggccgttattgatgccaacagtgattatatcgaatgaatggctactctatacctatatgctcgtcacagttttgattttcaataaaaaagttaaaaaatgtatattttatgttgttttttgtagaaaaatatttttgcaacaatttgatccccccTCCctgtacattaattatatttccatgTCCAGGAAAAACAGAATGTGTATTTAACTTAAAGGTGTAAATATCATTGCATAAGTTATTTTAGTACCATAAATTGATAATGTATATAAGTCAACAcgtaattaaaatacttatgagAGTATCATTTATTAGaagctataaataaaatataataataagtttaatttcttAAGCGGGGTATGGGGTATATTTAGGGTATGGAGGAGGGGGAGCAGCAGCTGCGACTGGAGCAGCCTCAAATTGAACATCAGCAACAAATCCACTGTCTCCTTCAACGGTGTAAGTAACGATTTTCATGCGCCCATCAGGAAGAACAACCTTGTAAGATCCAGAAACGACACCATTTTCAGCAAGTTCGTCAGCAGACATGTTTACACCGGATTCATCATCAACAACACCATAGTTGTAACCATAGCTTACTGGTGCTGGTGGAGGAGGTGGGGGAGGAGGATAAGGAGAGTAGGAAGGAGGAGGATTTGGGGCACTGGCCACCAATGCAATGTTGACGGCAAGGCAAGCAATGAGGATTTTGGTAAACATGTTTCTTGTGGATGTGTATGAATGAACCTGTGGTCAAAATATAGGTTTTCTTtgctttttatatcattattaaattactttttttcttacacGAAAAAAACTTTGGGCGTGCGATGTAAATCGGTCTACGGTATTTTATTATAGGAATTTATCCTtgttaaaagtattaataatcttcaaaacgtacaatttaagtaatttttgtgtatttatcgTAGACCCAATCCtccatctatattttttgtgtcaGTTTAAGGAttaatatataggtaaatatttattacaattatgtatttaattcgTTTTGACGAATACTTTTGACTAACTCCTGCATAGAATgaacaaatacaatttaaaacaCCAAAagagtattatattttaagttttatttattattaaagattacaagaacaattaaataattgtactttatttattttatatgtatgtatcttaaataattaaagaaatatagttatttccttaaaaatttgaaaaaagtaggTATGGATCAGGAAAATGTAACACATATCTCTCCACCATAAAATGAATAGGCATATTATAaggtaaaatttattaatacgtGAGGTTGAATATATCATAACATTAGTATTTGttacaaaagtaaattataacaTTGGTATTgtgtcatttattattaattagatcCAGTTCAGTATGTTAgatcggtccttcggactgttgCTACtggaactgataaaaaaaagggaaaatcaTTTTGAGGGACGTCATCAAGGGCCAAACTGTATACGTTTTAAGACTGATATGCAAGTCTGAGTTGCGTTGTACTTcgactgaactggactgcagtctttattcctaaataagaactgacacaaaaataaattccatttttagaaACATAATGAAACATAGTAATTATCGTGTTTAAACATTTATGTTTCAACACtaaaagtttgattaattttgacGGTTTAATGAtgcaaaaattagatttgatatcaatacatatacaaaaatacatatctgCAGTTTTGTactgtaataataaattagtttagCCCTTTGTTCATCGTCGGGGTCAAAGTGACTTGTTTTCAACTTTAACCTACGAAAAATACCTCTTATTGGcatttctcaaattaaaatgtttatgacTTTTCCTAAAGTCGTTAACATTAGAAACAGTCGAAAAATATATCTTAGGGGTCATTTCGAcgcaaatattataaataatattagaaaaagatatatatttataggaaaatccaatgtaatattgaaatatatttttgtagaaaaaaaatatgaccatttTGGACAGAAAGCAAAATTTCTCTCATTTTAAATTCAGTAGATTTAGAGCAACAAAGATTTTTACTACGAAATATGTTTATACATGTACATAACCTAAAAAGATATCTTGATATAATGACAAAGAAATGTAAATGCACTAGTGTAGATCTGCATTActacaaaatgattaaaattatgaacataAAAATGAGGAAATGTTTTGGATGATGAGAAACTACACTAATAAGTAGGTATTGAGATTTCCAATAGTATCAACAAttgtttatccaaaaatttgagAACAAAAGTAACTTGTCAAAAGATGCTTGATGAAGAACAATTGCTAGATCCAGAATTTGAAGAGGATCTATTAAAACAAGACAATGTTGACGAACATAGTCTATGACTTGACTCATCTTCAAATGAAGAATACAATTTAGTTTCCTTAATGTAATACATTCTTGTTGAAAAATTGTAAGATTGATTAGAACTAAAGTAGTATTAACATAATATTGACTCTTTGGCTGCAAAGATATGACATAGCTTATTTTTAGGacatctttttaatttcttgtctATTCATCACTCTAAATAATGAACAAGTCATATTGAAAATGACAAATTCTAATGGTATAAATGTTTTTCACTCACTTTAGTTCGCATTTTATACAACGTTAAACCTAATATTTGGAAAGAATTACTTAATTGCTGACCCTTATATAACTTCatgtaatttttccttttttttcggaggaaaggttgagagatatatTGCTTTATATAAAACACATCATTAGTATCTATTGAAAGAACACTAGCGTGCCCAACAAAAACAGGAATGGGCGTAATATTCTTCTGTTGTATCCTCCCTATATACACATTGACTAGTGCTTGTATACAGGTTCTTAGTATTTTAAACTCGCAgacatgtatttatttctttgcatTTATATCATCTTTGCGTCATTAAAATCTATCATATATCTATCAtctatcaaaattgttttaaaaatgaactgATTATGCTTAAgacaaaattgtataaacaCGATACTAGAAAATGGAATAAGAAAAAGTTGTGAATTAATCATTATGTTCATCATAATTgtagttattaattttgttacttACATTAggtaaagtaaaaagttctaagcgtttttcgatttattttgacaataaaattaacactGTTTGGATTATCCGATTAATATGGTTCCGAACGTTTTCTTTTGCTAattttcaatagaataattGCCCATATGCCAGTCTACtacaaagattgtttttatttaattgacaatttGGATGTCCATATTACCTCAAGAGAATGCATGGAACCATTGCTTTGTTGTTGCGTTCGTTACTGCGTTAGTCAATTAAAAGCACCAATTTATGAAGATGGACTAGGATTTGCCAAGGAGAGCGAACGCAAGACAGACAATGCAGAATTttcgaaacatttttttgtggatttttcaaatgattattgAATGTGATATTGATCTTTACTATGTATTTCACGCATGCAAAGTGTGTATAATCTGACTGAAGTAATGCGATTTTCAACATccaaattttatagttttatccatatatatatttttttaatataacaacaATTTTTAGTTCATACATAAGGAACTTAAAATAATGGTGAGCAATAGTTCCTATaacataaacttattttatttgagatataccgagtggtctattaaaatctgttcaatttgaatttgaaaattaacaaaatataatttattaattaacaataaaatttcaaaaaagttaatactataaatagatgtgtgtctgagcactcttaaccattaatgtagccactgttatcagcaatgatggcttcctaACGGCGGCAGGATTTCCGGCACCCAATGCAGTTGTAGTATTCTGTGATGGTGTCACAATGCTATCTAAAAGTAGACTTTCAGGGTCTTGACGTTTGAATGACCGACAATGCAGGCCTTTCCCTAgacatgtacccaaaaaatGTAGTCAAGGTGGTTGCCATCAGGGCTGTAGATCGTCAATAAGTGtcaaaaattagttcaaaaaagtattgcaaCGGAGAAAAGTTGCCTCACCACCCTCACAAGACTTTTTCATAGTTTTCTTGACAATCTGTTGTGAAGCCCCGAtttctcttgcatggaccctcatggactagAAGTGATTGACTTGGGTGAGTTTTTTTAAGTCCTCCGCGTCTAAGTTGGCCTCGTCGAAAGAaaccttcttcctttccaataTTTCAAACAGCGTAGATGGTGTTCTTGAGACACCCAAATACTTAAAATGTACGAAttgaaattcgtcgatcacgttcaattgtCCTTTACTCGACTTGTATGTAGCCTAAAAGGCtcacatttgttttgttttgtaactaattgtttatgctttaatatatcaaaatataatatcattttaatcactcaaccttcatttattgttaaattagtaagtggtcGGATTTCAATAGCACACCCGGTAGTTTtagtatttaatgtattttcttgcAACAGTAATCTAACTTAATCAATAGACAATTACAATAATAGCTTCTATTTTTATCTATGacatctcaaaaaattatatttaatgaagtttttatttgcacgatattaagtaaaaataatatataaaaattaaaatttactccttgtttattaaagtaaataatagtgTAACTTTTACCTCATGAAGTTTGAAAATCAAATACAGGGAGCACATGCATGACAAATGATGCctaggccaaaaaaaaaattccacaacaTAATCAaatg is part of the Lepeophtheirus salmonis chromosome 14, UVic_Lsal_1.4, whole genome shotgun sequence genome and harbors:
- the LOC121129468 gene encoding uncharacterized protein; this translates as MFTKILIACLAVNIALVASAPNPPPSYSPYPPPPPPPPAPVSYGYNYGVVDDESGVNMSADELAENGVVSGSYKVVLPDGRMKIVTYTVEGDSGFVADVQFEAAPVAAAAPPPPYPKYTPYPA